One genomic window of Malaciobacter molluscorum LMG 25693 includes the following:
- a CDS encoding MATE family efflux transporter: protein MLTSKPLNVFFKYAIPAVFGLVAISSASIIDGYFVGNYVGPVALASLNMSYPIVTIIIGFAFMFAAGSSVICAKLIGEKNVKEANNIFTKAIIFIVLSSILIVSILLVNLDNIFTLFHAENKLKELTIEYLSILLYFLPIVMTAIVLDYFVRVDERPNLAFFALFFSSVLNIILDYYLIAIKGYGISAAAYATGISQCFIFIILIIYFLLGKSNFSFIAPYGGINTIMKAIKNGSSEFVNEASSGITIIIFNYVMLKNFGTYGVTAFTVIGYFIMASLVVNFAVADSMQPVISKNYGALNFKRIKKILKIAVTFLIFYGIILAFIILSYPNILIELFLEGENKKVIETLTLRFVFYIWPAFLFSGICILITSYFTALHRPMDSIIIAISRSLILPISLIMILPKLLGDIGIFITIPLSEFITFLIASFLFIRLKSDKSFVKLTHN from the coding sequence ATGTTAACTTCAAAACCATTAAATGTATTTTTTAAATATGCTATTCCTGCTGTTTTTGGATTAGTTGCAATATCATCAGCTTCTATAATTGATGGATATTTTGTAGGAAATTATGTAGGTCCTGTAGCACTTGCAAGTTTAAATATGAGTTATCCAATTGTTACTATTATTATAGGATTTGCTTTTATGTTTGCAGCTGGTAGTAGTGTGATTTGTGCCAAATTAATTGGAGAAAAAAATGTAAAAGAAGCAAATAATATCTTTACAAAAGCTATTATTTTTATTGTATTATCTTCTATTTTGATTGTATCTATATTATTAGTTAATCTTGACAATATATTTACACTATTTCATGCAGAGAATAAATTAAAAGAGCTTACAATTGAGTATTTATCAATACTTTTATATTTTTTACCAATTGTTATGACAGCTATAGTATTAGATTATTTTGTAAGAGTAGATGAAAGACCAAATTTAGCCTTTTTTGCACTATTTTTTAGTTCAGTTTTAAATATAATATTAGACTATTATCTAATAGCAATAAAAGGTTATGGAATAAGTGCAGCAGCATATGCAACTGGAATATCACAATGTTTTATTTTTATTATATTAATAATTTATTTTCTATTGGGTAAATCAAATTTTAGTTTTATTGCTCCATATGGTGGAATAAACACTATTATGAAAGCTATAAAAAATGGTTCATCAGAGTTTGTAAATGAAGCTTCAAGTGGAATTACTATAATTATATTTAACTATGTAATGCTTAAAAATTTTGGAACTTATGGTGTAACTGCTTTTACTGTTATTGGATATTTTATTATGGCAAGTTTAGTTGTGAACTTTGCAGTTGCTGATTCTATGCAACCAGTTATTAGCAAAAATTATGGAGCTTTAAATTTTAAAAGAATAAAAAAGATATTAAAAATTGCAGTTACTTTTTTAATATTTTATGGAATTATTTTAGCTTTTATTATTTTAAGTTATCCAAATATCTTAATTGAACTTTTTTTAGAAGGTGAAAATAAAAAAGTTATAGAAACTTTAACTTTAAGATTTGTATTTTATATTTGGCCTGCATTTTTATTTTCAGGTATTTGTATATTAATTACATCATATTTTACAGCACTTCATAGACCTATGGACTCTATAATTATTGCTATTTCAAGAAGTTTGATATTGCCTATATCATTGATAATGATATTGCCAAAACTTTTAGGTGATATTGGAATTTTTATAACTATTCCTCTTAGTGAGTTTATAACTTTCTTAATAGCAAGTTTTCTTTTTATTAGACTAAAAAGTGATAAATCTTTTGTAAAACTAACACATAATTAA
- a CDS encoding response regulator transcription factor produces the protein MNAIKILVLESVDSNISQIIKILKDNNFQIKICNDNNEFFECIYNNLYDLYIININQMSLSRFHLIKLLNDFHDMTMKMVITSASNIIVPSFIYGCDECIIKNIDKKEILLRIKALIRRQFHIHTDRILLKKNISYDIFSKKVLKNDEELFLGEKAQLILDYLLKYRGNFVSSSDLESAVYPVSNNCKNGSIRFHIHKIRQLIGNDVIISNRTNGYKIDE, from the coding sequence TTGAATGCAATAAAAATTTTAGTTTTAGAAAGTGTAGATAGTAATATTTCTCAAATTATAAAGATTTTAAAAGATAATAACTTTCAAATAAAAATTTGTAATGATAACAATGAATTTTTTGAATGTATTTATAATAATTTATATGATTTGTATATTATAAATATAAATCAAATGTCATTGTCTAGATTTCATCTTATTAAATTATTAAATGATTTTCATGACATGACAATGAAAATGGTAATAACTTCAGCTTCTAATATAATAGTACCTTCCTTTATTTATGGTTGTGATGAATGCATTATTAAAAATATAGATAAAAAAGAGATTTTATTAAGAATAAAAGCATTAATTAGAAGACAATTTCATATACATACAGATAGAATATTACTCAAAAAAAATATTTCTTATGACATTTTTAGCAAAAAAGTTTTGAAAAATGATGAAGAACTTTTCTTAGGAGAAAAAGCACAATTAATTTTAGATTATTTGCTTAAATATCGAGGGAATTTTGTATCTTCAAGTGATTTGGAAAGTGCAGTATATCCAGTAAGCAATAATTGTAAGAATGGTTCAATAAGATTTCATATTCATAAAATTAGACAATTAATTGGAAATGATGTAATTATTTCTAATAGGACAAATGGTTATAAAATAGATGAATAA